GCCGCCGCGGCGTTCGGGGTGCCGGCCACCGTGGTGATCCCCGAGGGCGCGCCCGACGTGAAGGTCGCGCGGACCGCGGCGTGGGGGGCGCGGGTGGTGCGCTGCGCGAACGACGACGCCGCCCGCACCGCCGTCGCCCAGGAGGCGGTGGACGCGACCGGGGGGACGTTGGTGCCGCCGTTCGATCACCCGTGGATCGTGGCGGGGCAGGGCACCGCCGCGTGGGAGGTCGCCGACGACCTGCCGGACGTCGCGAACGTCCTGGTGTGCGTCGGCGGGGGCGGCCTGTCGGCGGGGTCGGTGCTGGCGCTCCAGGAGCGGGCGCCCGGCGCGCGGGTGATCGGCGTCGAGCCGACGCTCGCCGCCGACGGTGCGGCGTCGCTGCGGACCGGCGAGCGCGTCACCTGGCCGGCGGCGGACGTGACGCGCACCGTCGCGGACGGCGTCCGTACGCAGGCGCTCGGGGCGGTCCCGTTCGAGATCCTGCGCGACGGCCTGCACGGCATCGTGACGGTCGACGAGGACGCGATCCTCGACGCCGCCGCCTGGTGGCTGCAGGTCGGCGGGCAGGTCGTGGAACCCACCGGCGCGCTCACGCTCGCGGCCTGGTGGCGGCTCGCGGCGGCGGGCGGTGGCGTGGACGGCGTGACCCTCCGCGACGGGCCGACGGTGCTGGTGATCAGCGGCGGGAACGCCGCACCGGACCGCTTGGCGTCGCTCGCCACCCGGCCGCTGCCCGACGCTCGCCCCTGACGACGTCCGCGCGGCGGGCTAGCATGGGGGCGTGCCGCTCCTGACCGCCGTCATCGGCCTCGCCTTCGCCGCCTTCCTGGCGGTGGCGTGGGCGACGTGGCGGACGCTGGATCTCGCCCGGCGGTCGCGCCGGCCCGACCCGCAGGACGACGCACGCGCGCGCCCGCCGACGCCCCGCGATGGGCGGGACGGGTCGGCGGGCGGTGAGGCGCGCTCGCGCGTCGAGCGGTCGGGGGCGGACCCCCTCGAGCGGTTCGTGCAGGCGAACGAACGGCGTCGCTGACGACGCCACCGACATCGATGCCACCGACACCGACGCCGCCGACGCCCCGGCCTCAGGCCGGGGTGAGCGCCTTCAGGCGGTCGTAGGCGGCGCGGGCGCGCGCCTCGAGCTGCGGGTCGCGACCCCGGCCCGCCATCATCATGTGCATCGTCGCGTGGCGCTGGTCGACGTCCCCGAAGATCGAACCGAGGATCTCGACCTCGGCGTTGGGGCGCAGGTTCGCGTCGTCGCGGAACATCGTCGTGTAGGTCAGTTCGAACTGCGCGTCGTCGATCTCGCCGTGCAGGTACTGCTCGAGGACCTGCAGGTACGGCGCGAGGTCGCTGCCCTGCGCCGCGCCGGTCTGCACCGCGTCCCCCTGGGCCGGCAGGCGCGCGAAGCCCTCCTGGAGGGTGTCGTGCGTGATGTTCCAGTTGTCGACGTCGAACACCGGTTCGCCGTCGCGGAACAGGATGACCTGCGGGCTCTCGTGCCGGATGCCGGTCTTGCTGGCGACGAGGTTGCTGGCGGGGCGGGCCTCGACGACGCGGATCACGCCGACCATCAGGTCCTCGCGCGGCTCCAGCCACTCCTGCAGGAAGCCGAAGCCCTGCATGGTCTTGTGGCACGTCCCGGCCTTGAACACGATGCTGGTCGGGTGGTCGGACAGAAACGCGTCCACGTCCTCGGGACTCGTCAGATTCACGATGCGGTCTCGCATGGGGTGCCTCCTCTCGGCGGTCCGGCGCTCAGGGTACGCGTGCGG
The nucleotide sequence above comes from Trueperaceae bacterium. Encoded proteins:
- a CDS encoding threonine/serine dehydratase produces the protein MTPDDVRTAAARLAGRIHRTPLLPLADAGPARVGPALWAKPENLQRTGSFKLRGAMHALAAMDPGVRARGVVTHSSGNHGQALAAAAAAFGVPATVVIPEGAPDVKVARTAAWGARVVRCANDDAARTAVAQEAVDATGGTLVPPFDHPWIVAGQGTAAWEVADDLPDVANVLVCVGGGGLSAGSVLALQERAPGARVIGVEPTLAADGAASLRTGERVTWPAADVTRTVADGVRTQALGAVPFEILRDGLHGIVTVDEDAILDAAAWWLQVGGQVVEPTGALTLAAWWRLAAAGGGVDGVTLRDGPTVLVISGGNAAPDRLASLATRPLPDARP
- a CDS encoding DUF2847 family protein, with protein sequence MRDRIVNLTSPEDVDAFLSDHPTSIVFKAGTCHKTMQGFGFLQEWLEPREDLMVGVIRVVEARPASNLVASKTGIRHESPQVILFRDGEPVFDVDNWNITHDTLQEGFARLPAQGDAVQTGAAQGSDLAPYLQVLEQYLHGEIDDAQFELTYTTMFRDDANLRPNAEVEILGSIFGDVDQRHATMHMMMAGRGRDPQLEARARAAYDRLKALTPA